One Rhinoderma darwinii isolate aRhiDar2 chromosome 4 unlocalized genomic scaffold, aRhiDar2.hap1 SUPER_4_unloc_5, whole genome shotgun sequence genomic window carries:
- the LOC142684082 gene encoding histone H3-like centromeric protein A, whose product MKPPQKSSSRRKSAHPQKKPAAPPQSPPSRGETSHRPSTQRRRRYRPGARALMEIRKYQKSTNLLIQKTPFFRLVREICLTYSRGVFYYWQSSALMALQESAEDFLVSLFEDSYLFSHQANRGTLFVKDMQLARRIRGIPYEL is encoded by the exons ATGAAACCACCCCAGAAAAGCTCGTCCCGCAGGAAGTCGGCGCATCCGCAGAAGAAACCTgcagctcctcctcaatctccgccaa gtagaggggaaacaagtcacagaccgagcacacaacgaagaagacgctaccgcccaggagcccgtgcactgatggaaataagaaagtaccaaaaatcaaccaatctgctcattcagaaaaccccgtttttccgcctg gtgagagagatctgcctgacgtattcccgcggcgtgttttactactggcaaagctccgcacttatggcgctacaagag tcagctgaggacttcctcgtgagtctctttgaagattcttacctcttcagtcaccaggccaataggggcactctctttgtgaaggacatgcagctcgcacggagaatccgaggcatcccgtatgaactgtga